One Amaranthus tricolor cultivar Red isolate AtriRed21 chromosome 1, ASM2621246v1, whole genome shotgun sequence DNA window includes the following coding sequences:
- the LOC130805496 gene encoding cyclic nucleotide-gated ion channel 18: MNKILSTRGIRRLSQPITRASSSSLDDQKLLYQLIWKNEILDPNSNIVTRWNYIFLLICVIALFIDPLYFLLPSVGSDHACLTADHCLLTSLTIFRSFADLFYILHIVIKFRTAFVSRRSRVFGRGELVRDPYEIAWKYIKSDFVIDFAATLPLPQIMNWFIIPNMKRTIADQTNYTLSLIVLIQYVPRFFLMFPLNKRIIKTTGVVAKTAWSGAAYNLLLYMLASHVLGSIWYTAAITRQYSCWRSQCNEEKKRFPACLPKYLDCSTIADVDRQYWLNNTNLVINCDPRNDDASFKFGMFAEAFTSGVGSSKFVRKYLYCLWFGLKNLSSYGQNLETTTFIGETVFAICVCIGGLFLFCLLIGNMQTYLQSLTIRVEEWRIKRRDTEEWMRHRQLPVCLQKRVGRFVQYNWLATRGVNEASILCSLPLDLRREVQRHLCLNLVRRVPFFSKMDEQLLDAICERLVATLSTQGTYIFIEDDPVDEMLFIIRGQLESSTTCGGRSGFFNSITLRPGDFCGEELLTWALLPNSNLNLPPSTRTVKALTEVEAFALGFEDLRFFSTQFKRLHSKALQDAFRYNSHQWRMWGACYIQSAWRRFRKRKMEKELALQETLSLTWCEDDNGTSYEGGCDNNIPPKHDSNKTQHLGATLLASEFATNTKNVHSAESSTKHDLKMPKLFKPDTPDFS, encoded by the exons ATGAACAAAATCCTTTCAACAAGGGGGATTCGTAGGTTATCCCAACCCATAACCAGAGCTTCATCCTCCTCCTTAGACGACCAAAAACTGTTATACCAACTTATATGGAAAAATGAAATCCTTGATCCAAATTCAAACATTGTAACAAGATGGAATTacattttcttattaatttgtgTAATTGCACTTTTTATTGATcctttatattttttacttCCATCTGTTGGGTCAGATCATGCATGTCTTACAGCAGATCATTGCCTTCTTACATCTCTTACAATATTTCGTAGTTTTGCAGATCTCTTCTATATTTTACACATTGTCATTAAATTTAGAACGGCATTCGTTTCACGGAGATCTAGGGTTTTTGGAAGAGGTGAATTGGTTAGGGATCCTTATGAGATTGCTTGGAAGTATATTAAGTCTGattttgttattgattttgCGGCTACCTTGCCTCTTCCTCAG ATAATGAATTGGTTCATTATACCAAATATGAAGAGAACGATAGCAGATCAAACAAATTATACTCTGTCACTCATAGTCTTAATTCAATATGTTCctagattttttcttatgttccCTTTGAATAAGAGAATCATTAAGACTACTGGAGTTGTTGCTAAGACAGCTTGGTCTGGAGCAGCATATAACCTTCTCCTCTACATGTTAGCTAGTCAT GTTTTGGGATCAATTTGGTATACAGCAGCAATTACTCGGCAGTACTCATGTTGGAGATCTCAATGTAATGAAGAGAAAAAACGATTTCCAGCTTGCCTACCCAAGTATTTAGATTGTTCAACAATAGCAGATGTTGATAGACAATATTGGTTAAATAATACAAACCTTGTTATTAATTGTGATCCAAGAAATGATGATGCTTCTTTCAAATTTGGGATGTTTGCTGAAGCCTTTACTAGTGGTGTTGGCTCCTCCAAATTTGTCAGGAAATATCTTTATTGTCTATGGTTTGGCCTCAAGAATTTAag CTCTTATGGACAAAATTTGGAAACTACAACATTTATAGGGGAGACAGTATTTGCAATTTGTGTGTGTATTGGAGGATTATTCTTGTTTTGCCTCTTGATTGGGAATATGCAG ACATATCTACAATCATTGACGATACGCGTAGAGGAATGGCGTATAAAAAGAAGAGACACAGAAGAGTGGATGAGACACCGACAATTGCCAGTATGTTTGCAAAAAAGAGTAGGAAGATTCGTACAATATAATTGGTTGGCTACAAGAGGTGTTAATGAAGCTTCCATTTTATGTTCTTTGCCTTTGGATCTTCGTCGTGAAGTTCAACGTCATCTTTGCCTTAATCTTGTTCGACGT GTACCCTTTTTCTCAAAAATGGATGAGCAATTGCTAGATGCAATATGTGAGCGTCTAGTGGCAACCCTAAGCACACAAGGAACCTATATCTTCATAGAAGATGATCCAGTTGATGAAATGCTTTTTATCATAAGAGGGCAATTAGAAAGCTCAACAACATGTGGTGGAAGATCaggatttttcaattctataaCCTTAAGACCTGGTGATTTCTGTGGAGAAGAACTATTAACATGGGCTTTACTACCCAATTCTAATCTCAATCTTCCTCCTTCAACAAGAACTGTTAAAGCTCTTACTGAAGTCGAAGCTTTCGCTCTTGGATTTGAAGATCTTCGGTTTTTTTCCACACAATTTAAACGTCTCCACAGTAAGGCGTTACAAGATGCTTTTAGGTATAACTCACATCAATGGAGAATGTGGGGTGCTTGTTATATTCAATCTGCTTGGAGAAGGTTTAGGAAGAGAAAGATGGAAAAGGAATTGGCTTTACAAGAAACACTGTCATTAACTTGGTGTGAGGATGATAATGGAACAAGTTATGAAGGTGGATGTGATAATAATATTCCTCCCAAACATGACTCTAATAAAACACAACATCTTGGAGCAACATTGCTTGCTTCTGAGTTTGCTACAAATACTAAAAATGTACATTCAGCTGAATCTTCTACAAAACATGATTTGAAGATGCCAAAGTTGTTTAAACCTGACACGCCTGATTTTTCTTAA